Within the Setaria viridis chromosome 3, Setaria_viridis_v4.0, whole genome shotgun sequence genome, the region TAGAGCTTCCTCCTGAGATCTTTGCCAATCTGCTTcacatgcatgaaattacaaTAGCCACCACGGTTGCAGCTGTTCTCCTCAAACTGCCTACAGGTTGCTTCACGGAAGTCGGTCACAGGAGAATACTCCACAATTATCGGGCGGCCAGAGTAAAAGCGGCCCTGAAGAGCATTGTATGCTGCAGCTGCCTGTTCTTCCTCCCTGAACTGGACATAGACATTCCCTATCATGTGGTCAGCAAGGTTGTCGCAGACATTCAGGTTCTCAATCTCACCAAACTTGCCCAACTCCTCATAGATGTCCTCATAGAAGTCCTCAAAATGCTCCTGCATCTTCTCAGGATCAATAGGTTGGCCTTGAGCATCAACTCCAGGGGTTATCATATCAGGGCGCTGATACATGTTAGCAAGCACAAGAGTTGGTGATATGGTTGGCCTGTTGTGCAGACGGGAGCAGCGATCCCCATGACGACAAGCCCCAATCTTGAAATAAAAAGGGCAGTTGACCCTGTCCTTCTCAGTGCCAAATATCGAAGCCAAGTGCTCTGCCATGATTCAGCTCTCTAACTGACACTAAACCTGCAAGTGTAAGCAAGAACAGTATCAGGAAACATCTTCAATATAAGGAGAACTAGAGTGCCTATACATATTTTCTTATCTAGAAACCATGGGAATAAAGGAATACCTCAATAAAGGTCGTCAGTGTGCAAGACTAAGTAGACAAAAAGGTACACAGGCAGCTAAAACAAACCAGGGTTCACAACATATGCATCATTTAGGATCACCAACAAGTAGTATTCCTGTAAATTTAACCCTGTACAGCCCACTGTGTGATTGGAAATTATAAAGCTCATGCCCTTGCAAGAAATCCTAATCCAATCCATTCTTAAGACCTAATCTGCACACTTACTCAAAACGTTAAATATCAGGAGAGAGTGAATAGAAAGACCAAAATAACTCTACTTCAGTACCCATCAGGGCTAGATCTTGCTCCTGGTAAACTGATCACTTTTTAACCTATATAAATCTGCACAGTGTTCAACTAGGTTAATGGCCCAACAAATCAACTAAATGTAAGCAAAATGAAATTGTTTCTCCACTATAATGTTTTGATTCTCCCCCTGCAACTGCAAAAAGAATAAACCAAATAAAAACTGCACAGAGAGACAGCTCTTCGTCTGCGGCACAAGGGTATTCCACTATTCCTTCTGGTGTAGGCCTTGTATTTTCCGCCCGACAAAATATTATTTGATTTTAACCTAAGCTGCACACCATTTTAGATTATTATTAATCTCTGATCGAAAGAAAGACCCAAAACACAGTTAAATCTATCACCGATAAAAGCAAAATCCATTCATATTCTGAATTGACTACTGTTTTGTTCATAATTCAAGCAATCTGCATGTCACCATGCCACACGATTACAACTGCTAACAAGCTAAAGGTGCAAATCACAAAGAAGATGAGCTTTTTCTGAATTCAATCCGCTAAAAGGGGGGCTACAGGCTACAAGCCTACAACTCCTGCATATGCCAATTGCCCACCATACTAGCTCTCCACTGCAAGATGAAGAACTCAACAGCCGCACAGCTGTAACGAGCAACAGCACCGGAGGCAGCATGCGTTACACCAATCAAAACCCTAGATCGGGCTTCGTGGGGCATGGAGTTCAGCTGAACCCAAAAAATTTTGGGGAAAGCAATTTGCAATTACTCCTACAAATAGCAACCGAATCCGCGACAAACCGGATGGTTGGAGTATTCATCCGATCGAGAACGTTGCGGGTTCGACTGCTCAGAAAATAGCCAGCAAATTTAATCTAAGAAAACTACGGTTTCCTTACCAAATCGATCCAGATTCCTGATGGATCTGTGACGAACGGGGGGGCGGTGAACGGGTGGGAATCAGGGAGTAGGCGTTGATCGATGGCTGCACCCGCCGCAACGACGGGATGGGGAAGAGGGAGCCGCGAGGAAAAGGGGTCGAGCGAagtcgcctcgccgccgcgagGTCGCGAGGAAGAGGATCGAATTGTTAGGGCAGCTGGAGAAAGGGGGTATGTATATATAAATATCTGCCTATTTCAGGGGGGGGTTTAGATACGATgttctaaactttagcagggtcgcATCGGATGATCGGTGCTAATtaaaagaactaaacatgagctaattacaaaattaattgcacagatggagtctaataattaatctatcattaacaaatagttactgtagcaccacattatcaaatcatgaactaattaggcttaatagattcgtctcgcgaattagactccatctgtgcaattagttttgtaattagactatgtttaatacttctaattagtatccaaacatccgatgtgacacgtgctaacgTTTAGCACGGTGtccccaaacaccccctatttGTTGTGGTTTTTCTTCTAGTgtttcttagggggtgtttggaaactaggtgctaaactttagcagtgtcacatcggatgttcggatgctaattagaaggactaaatatgagctaattataaaattaattgtagaaccttgtgctaattcgtgagacgaatctattaagcctaattaatctatcattagcaaatggttactgtagcaccacattatcaaatcatggactaattaggcttaatatattcgtctcgcgaattagactccatctgtgcaattagttttataattaacttatgcttaatattcctaattagcatccaaacatccgatctcacgagtgctaaactttaacactccaAATGACCTTACTTTCTTTTAGAAGTTTGATTGACGGAAACGAATTTGCCGTGTCCGTGTAGGATTTTGTTCCGGAAGTTCGAATCATCTGGACAAAACACTCTCTACAATTTTAAGAAAGAATTATCAAATATAGAGAATTAGATCTTAAAAGGCGCAAGTTACATtttaagagggtgtttgggaaggggagctaaactttagcatcccCATTTTAGTTAAATTTTTGCTCTTTGCTCCCAAGCAGGAGGGCTAAAATAGGAGGGCTAAACTTTATCCCCCATATCCTTTAGCTTTTTCTAAGGgatgctaaaatggactaaagggaGCTAAAGTGGTCCCCTGTCCCAAGTTTCCCCCGTTGCCCCCTCCTCGCGCTCCCTTTCtcttcccgccgccgcacccccgcCGTCATccgcccggcctcgccgcctccgcctcgttgATCCCGCCGCACCCCCACCACCAGcccagccgcctccgcctccacctcgccgatCCCGCCGCacttcgcctccgcctcgctgATCCCACCGCACCCCCACTGCCATCCGCCTGGcccagccgcctccgcctcgctaGCCCCGCCGCCTTCGCTTGGCCCCACCGCCTCTACGCCCGAACAGCCCCTGCGGCAGGTTCCCTTCCTCTGCGGCGCCCTCCGAGCACCCCGCGTTTGTGGCttcgacggtggcggcggcggtcggggcggGGGTGGCCTTCTTCTTGGCGCTGGCCTGCTTCTGCTCCATGGTGGTATGCTGCAACTTGTTGCGCTGCAGCTACCACACGGGGCTAGCCGGGCACCAACCTCCTCAACATGAAGGAGGCGTTGTTGCTAGTGGTGgttgcggtggtggtggcggtgggcaaCGGCACCGCCTGGGCGGCCGCAGCATCTTCTTCTGCTGCCGGTGGTTCTTCTGCTGTTGCTTACCTTGCGGGAGTTGTTGCGGGAGGGGCAACGCCGGAGGGCACATGGGTCATTTTGcacactagttgctaaagtttagcccctcatccaaacaccccaagtgctaaactttagcctcttCATTTGagtgggctaaattttagcccttcctcccaaacaagGCTTAACTTGTTACTGCTTTACCTTTACAAGCGAGGGGAGACACAGCTAAACGTTTAGATACAaagtaagggcctgtttggaagggggtgctaaattttagcaccccacttttagcaccctttTAGCACTTGAGCTCCAAAACAGAGTTGCTAAAAGGTGTgtgataaagtttagcacccctgttttctttagcacacccaaggggtgctaaagggTGCTAAAAGTTATCCCAAGCTCACTTTTTTCCCTgctgctcctctctctctcttccgcggcCCCTTTTCTCCCTCCTGCACTGCGTGCCCCCGCCGCTCtccgccggccacgccaccTCCGTCAGCCCCGCTGCCTCTGCCGGCGTCGCCTCCTCCgctggcgccgcctcctccgccggccacACCTCCGCACTCACCCCTCCTGCCTGTGCGCGCGGTAGATCTGGGCCTCCCTGAGCGGCATAGTCGGGTCGGtcgaggaggcggagaggaCGGCGGCTGCCGGATCTGGACCCTACCGTCGCGCCTTCCCCTCCAGGTCCAAGAACACCGCGTCGACCGCGGATGCCCCGATGAACGCATTGGCatcgatggaggaggaggaggaggaggagttgacGGGGACGGGAGGCGGCGAAGATGGGGGATACTgaaggaagaagttgaggaggggtagaggagaggagggaaagGAGGGGTATAATTATCTTTTGCCACcaaaggtgctaaagtttagcaccctatccaaacatcccaaggtgctaaactttagccctctaTTTGAGAGtgataaactttagcactgtgctaaaatttagcacttggttcccaaacagggcctaaggtCTCCTCAAGACCTCTTTTGCCTAAATTAACTAACCTAGATCGACAATATTGAATACGGTAATACTGGGAGCCGCACGGCCGACGCTGGAGATAAATATCGGACGCGGGACCCGCCAACATCTCCCTCCGTTGATTATTTCAGCCACTCGTTCTTTTTCTCTAGTCCAGCTTCTTATCCATTTGTTCATCTTCTGTGAGCTCTAATCATTCTCTGCCTCTCTAGCCATGAACTAAATCCAGCTTTGCCCATTCTCTACAGCAACTCAGATCCTATGCCTACTCACGTCTTAGCGCCGCTGAGCATGCCGCTCCACAGGCCAGCGCGCGCAGCGAGCTGATGGCGCTCTCCGGCACGCGGCTCGCCGCCTTGCCGTACCAGTCTAGCGACAGCAGCCTCTCCGCTGCCGACGCCGGCTTCACCTCCATGGCGTCGTGCTTCGCGCGTGCCtcaaacggcggcggcggtcggcagGCGTGGGGCTAGGGAAGAATCCATGGTGGTAGCTATCATACtctaggaggaagaagactcaAACGTGAGGGACACCAACCATTCACGTAGCATCTAAATTTTGTAATGTTGCATCAGGTATTTTGAGATGTTTTGCGTAGTGTTCGCTAATGTTGCAAGATTGATTTTTAGATGTTCTATAGTACGTTCGATTTTTTGATGTTACAATATCTAACTTGAGATGTTGCAGCAGTAATATTTTTATATTGCATGGTTGATGATGACTTTTTTTTACGAaagttgatgatgattttatttTTAGGTTCGGGATGTTGCAACTGTGAAATCGAGATGTTGCATTAGATGATGTATGATGTTGCACAAGGTGTTGCGAGATGTTTTGGATTAAAGGAATTTTTCCAACGAAACGGTGATTGAACACTGGCAAATGTTGCGATGGACTTCTTTTATGTGTTAGAACTTTGTTCCCAGaatttttattcttttgcatgttgcatgcaacatgTGACCATGTTGCAgcggaattttttttattcttttgcatGTTGCATGCAAATGTGACCATGTTGCGGCAGAATTTTTTTTCGCTTCCCAACCGTCCAATGCTAGCGTCCCGGATCGGATGTCCGGGCGCTAGTAGCACCCTATTAAATATCCTCAATGCTTGCATAGGTTAGGCTGGACCAAGCAGGCAAGCTGACCTAGGAACTAAACGAACCCTTGATCGCTCCTGTTCATTCTTTGTAAGGAAAACCTGTAACACAAATAAAACGTGTAAAAATTTGCACGTAATAATTTATCATGTGTTTTTGCAAGTCTTCGAACATCTTATTAGGAAGCTGATTTTTGGATAAGTTTGTAAACAGAGTAATATAATATGATGTTTTCgtatttctctctctccctccaatttttttttacttcccATGTCAATCATAATCTCTAACTATAGGAAGAGGACTCACCTGATTCTACTTTATGTCAAGTTAGTATGGCACATAAAGCGGAGTAAGACACTGATGAATTAGTTTAGTAGTAGAAAACAGCGATGGATCTATATTACAGGAGTCATCGAAGATGAGTGAGGAAGGACGTGATGGAGTGCTAGAGAATCTTGCGAACacgcgaagaagaggaagaaggatcACGAACCTTTGAGATTAGACCTAAGGGCCTAAAATAAATTTAGATGGAGGGAGAAGGAAAAAATGTCTAAGACCCAGTAGCGGCAACACCCACGTAGTAGGGTTGAACCCAGGACACCTTTGACCCCGATGGGGTAACTTACCACTGCACCAGGCCTGTCCTCCATCAAGATGCGGAAAAATGTTCATTTTATTATCCCTAACAATCTATTTTTTCCATTTGTTATAAAAACATAATATCCATTATTTTTCATGTAAATGTGTAACTATACGACTAATTTAGTTTTATACGCTCATAGTCTTCACTTTCAGCTATTGCTAAAAAACATTCTGAATGTATTTTGTTCAACTTAGGATGTCTCTTTTGaacttaaaattcaacttgtacaTAGTGACAAAAATATATCTAGTTAGAGAATGTatcttacctattattaaatTAAATTATTATTAAAATAGTAATGTTTCTGCTTAATTTTTTGATTTGATCCGATCTAATATCACTGACAAAAGgactaagagcatctccaacaatcTCCCTTTCCCCAATCTAACAATCATATTAGGagagttgataagaaaataatGCTCCAATAGTCTGCTTTTACATTTTCcatttcccaataattattggaacaacccaataattcaccTAAACTTTCGCTAAttaaaggaggagttgtgactctttcaatacggtagttggattgggatgagattattgggagactaCAAAAGCAACTCTTCCAATGACAGTGAAAGTGATATTAGAATATCTCTATTAACTACttattgaaaaatatttattaaGAAATTGCTGGACATGCTTattgatttgttatgatttccATGTGGGTTCAGCCGTTCAGACTCCGTTATTTCGGGACGTTCGTTTACGTCGGGAGCTTCTTTCCCCGTCCGCGCCTCCCTCTCCGCTCGTCCCTCCCTATCGCACGGTGCATGCACATAAGAGAAACCAACATCTTTGGTGCTGATTTAGTCGGTGCTGTGTTCAGGTTCATGCCGCGCTCCTCGTTCGTCCCAATCCGCACTCATGTTTAACAATAACACAAATACCAAATGGAAGAAGCAAGCAAGGAAATTGAATTAAACAAGGAAGCAAAACACGCACACGAGGCTGCGTTCATGCGTCGCCTCTAATCGCAATGCGCCGGTTGCCTCATGCCTGCGCGGATGCCTCCTCGTCCCGCCGCTCGGTTGCGTtacgcggccggcgccccacctgCCACTCGCTTGTCGCGAGGTGGCAGTCCTCTCGTCGAGTGCCGTCGTCGGTGCCGAACTAGGAGGAGGTGGCCCTGGGCCGTAGCCCGTAGTAGGCCGAAGTGAACTGATCGAGGAGGCTTAGGCAGGGGCAACATGCATTTGGGTGTCGCATACTCGTGTTCAAGAGACTTGAGAAGGAGCTGATGGCCCAAGTTGGTTTATCGTTGCTTCGCTTCGATGGTGCTCGAAAATCGACGCCGAAACCGACCACCGAACGTCCCAAAAATCAAAACCGACACCGAAAATCAAAAAATCGTCAGTACGATGGTAGGTTTTCGGTGAGGAAGTGTCTAGTCCTACTCACGCCGGACGGTTGCGCCGCCGTCTCTGCCCATCCCTCTTCTTCCCCAGCAGGTCGATCTCACGATTACCCAGTGTCGCGGCGCGGGTGCATATGCATCCATCCAGCAGCAACAAATTTGCCGGCCGATCGGCCGCCTAACTCGCTATAGATTCTCCACCCAGTGTGAAATTgattcaggaatcaggatggaGAGAACATTTgggcggccgctgccgccgggctTCCGGCTCCAGCCGACTGGCGAGGAGCTCCTCGCTGCCGTACGGACATATTTGCTAGTTTAACTAATTGAAATAATTTGATGTATAGATCAAGACGATGTTTTATTCATGGGGTCAAAATGAATAAGGTAAATTACTTGGGGTAGTAAAACAGACCCTTTTTCAACGATCTAGATGAAATTTTGGGTTCTCAAGGCAACATATCATGTGCGTAATTGTTTTTGAAAACGCATATCATATATGTTAATGATACTACTTTCCACCATCGGCATAACACCGAGCCCTGAAGTAGGCACATGCACAACAAATCCACCCATATCGAAATCCAGCAGCATAGATGGATCACTAGCTCTCCGATCTTTAGTCGCGGAGCACCCCAGCCGATAACAGTGACGGACGAAAGTCTCAAGACTTTCAGCCACCACCACACATGACAACTGGCGATAATATCGACGGGCCATCGAGCAATGATATAAAACACTGGCAAAAGAACGAGAACGGCATCGGAATCAGAATCAGAAGATGATAAACGATCAACTCTTTTTGTCAGACATAACTCCGGTTACACACAACAGAGTTGCCACCCCTAACGCTGAACGCCAGAAAAATGTATAAAGTTCTCCTAATATGGGCAAGCAAGACATGCTAATGCTCAAGCATGATCAGATACAGAACTGAAGGAGAATATAAACACATGCTAATGCCCAAGCACGAACTGATACAGAACTGAAGAAAAAGATAAACACAAGACAAAACGCTATGGTGGcatcatgcaaaaaaaaaaaaactcctaacATTTTATCTGAGCAATTCAACTCCCTAAGTGAAGGGATACACCAAGATACTATGCGGTCTGCAATTATACATATGTACATGTCCAATAAGCGTAATAATTGGTTCGTAGTTTTATTACATCAGATATATGCATGGATATATATAGTCAGTTGTATTACAAATTCAGTGCTCGATGCACTTAAAATTCCACATTCTACATAACAAAACGTTCACGTCGAATTAGTCAGTTCAAGCCTCATCCAAGGACTACATTCCACATTGTTTTTAGTTATCATGGTATTAAGAACATGAACTTGCAGTGCTACAAGCACTGCTGCATCAGAACTCATGGTGTCTTACTAATCTTATCTGGCTACCAGGAGACAAGTAATTCAAACCACTGTTCCCAAGATTCAACCAATCTTTGATAACACATATTTATTTGAAACAACATAAGCTGTTAAGACTGCCCTACCAACATGTTCAGTTTGGATTGCATACTAGAGGCAGGACGGAGCTGAAGTCAAACAGATGCTAGCCAGGAAGTTCGATTTTACTATAAACATCAATCAGCCAGAAAAAAGCATAAAACTACGCAAGGTTAGTCACTCACAAAAGATGTTCGATTTTACTGCAAATGTTGAGTATTGAGATGCCTAGTGACCTTTAGTGTACAAGTTAAATTCTTACTCGTCAATCACACAATGTAATGCATAAGGCAACCACAAACATGAAAAACTTAGAATAATCCCAACATTAAACATCCTTAAAACCATTTAACTCTTCTCTGAACACAACAGCAACAAACAATACAAGTATAGcatttgcaagttgcaaccaaACCAATGCTGCAAGCTCTTCTCCACATAAAGGACTTCTCCATAAAGTACTATAGCAGAGTTCTTATCAACGGGATCTGAGTATCTAATGCATCATAGAGATGTCAAGTTGTCGACTAACCCAAAACAATGCGTCCACTCATCATCAAGAAAAAGCGATAGGATTTCTGTTACATATCCTCACTAATCAATGACCATGACTAAAAGCTCATAACTTGTGAGCTGAATAAGCAACCTTCAAGAGTAAATTGTTAGCAATAGGCCAAATAGCTCACCACCTGACCTCACTGCCGTGGCCTCCTCCGGAGTATGTAAACATCGGATTCCTCGTAGGCGTAATCCGGGTCGAGGTGCTCCCGTGCCACCTTCTCGATCACCGGGAAGGCGGACGGGACGGAGTCCCAGAACGCCTGGTGCGCCTCGGGCGACCGGATCTGGTAGCCGAGCAACACCACGCcgcgctcggcgtcggcgagcgcgTCCATGGCCGCGATGAGGTGCGGCACGGACTCCTGCACGTAGACCACGTctgcggcgacgacgaggtcgAAGCGGCGCGGGGTGGCTAGCGTGGCGAGATGCGCGGGGCAGTTCCAGTGGAgttgggcgaggcggggcgcgcgggggaggtggaggcgattgCGCCGCAGGTTGCGGCGGAGAgcggggaggacggcggcgatgtCGGTGAGGACGAGGTCGGTGAGGCCGAGGCGGGAGAGGCCGAGTCCCGCCGGGCCGCATCCGGAGCCGAGCTCCACGGCCCGAGTGCCGGGGAAGCGGAGCACGTCGGCGAAGGGGAGGGCCGGGTCGCCGAGGCAGCGCTCGACGAACTTGACGATGACCAGTGACGAGGGCCACACAGAGGTGCCCACCTCGAAGGAGTCGTTGTCCTGCTCGAACGCCAGCACCGCTCCGCCCACCGGAAGCTCCACCACCGGAGATGCAGTGAATCGCATcttctctccgccgccgccgccggcccgtcagTCCACCGAAGCGAAGCGAAGGGTTTTGGCCTTGGCCGGCTTGGAGAGAATCTTAAGTGCGAGGCCCTCGTTAAATTTATAATTGAATACGAGCCCCTGAACATTCATGTAGGCATATTGGAGAGAAtgccctgtttgggaaggggtgttaaagtttaacaccgcTTTTAACACTTTTTTAACATATTGGCAGCCAAACAATTATGTTAAAAGGGTtgggttaaagtttaacaccctatttttcataaacacatgaaggggtgttaaaacttgctaaaggtgttaaaagtggtcccctagcTCACATATCCCCTGGTTTGCCCCCCTCTCCTTCGCTGCCCCCCATCTTCCTCCCCCGATCCGCGCGCAGCGCTCCCTTCCCTGTGCGCctgtgcccgccgccgccggtccgccCGTCGCGCACCGCCGGTTCGCGCCGGGATGCTGCGCCGTCAAGGACGCCGCGCCGTGAGCCGTTGCTCCCACGCTGTCTTCCGCCGCGCTGGGGGCCGTCGCAATTCGTGGGGATGGGATCtcgggaggagggcggcggcggaagcaaGCAGCGCCGGGCCATCCATCTCGCCGGCCATCCCCGCCCGCAGGTCCTCCCCTTCCGCCCACCTTCGtctcctccccacgccgcccCAGATCCACGGCGCGGCGAGCCGGTGGACGGCGCCTTTAAGCTAGCTGGCAGCttcgcgcgggcggcggccggctccccGGTCACAGCCACGTCCTCCCCAGCCAGTTGGCGCCGCCGCGACTCGTCCTCCTTCGACCGACGCTGCAGCCTCGATGAGCAGGAGGGGCAAAGGAGAGGAGGGAAAGGAGGGGCAATATTGTCAATTCCCAT harbors:
- the LOC117849461 gene encoding splicing factor U2af small subunit B, producing MAEHLASIFGTEKDRVNCPFYFKIGACRHGDRCSRLHNRPTISPTLVLANMYQRPDMITPGVDAQGQPIDPEKMQEHFEDFYEDIYEELGKFGEIENLNVCDNLADHMIGNVYVQFREEEQAAAAYNALQGRFYSGRPIIVEYSPVTDFREATCRQFEENSCNRGGYCNFMHVKQIGKDLRRKLYGRSASRKYHGRSRSRSPPPQRRGHRDRDDYHRDRDDYRGGGGGGRGRGSRHDRYDDGGGRGGRHDRYDDGGRRRHGSPPPRRGRSPVRESSEERRAKIEQWNREREAKQ
- the LOC117847032 gene encoding uncharacterized protein, with product MRFTASPVVELPVGGAVLAFEQDNDSFEVGTSVWPSSLVIVKFVERCLGDPALPFADVLRFPGTRAVELGSGCGPAGLGLSRLGLTDLVLTDIAAVLPALRRNLRRNRLHLPRAPRLAQLHWNCPAHLATLATPRRFDLVVAADVVYVQESVPHLIAAMDALADAERGVVLLGYQIRSPEAHQAFWDSVPSAFPVIEKVAREHLDPDYAYEESDVYILRRRPRQ